The ANME-2 cluster archaeon genome window below encodes:
- the tnpA gene encoding IS200/IS605 family transposase, which produces MSKKVRHDRHTVSLLTDHMVFSPKYRGKVLVGDVAMVAEAIIRKTCKELGIEIIDISVCSDHVHLFIQYPPKYSVSFIAKRLKGRSSRILRQEFPELKEWCDKSLWAPSCYHGSVGHGWEVVEKYIAGQDKKSKG; this is translated from the coding sequence ATGTCAAAGAAGGTAAGACACGACAGGCATACGGTATCTTTACTCACTGACCATATGGTGTTTTCACCTAAATATAGGGGCAAGGTGCTGGTAGGGGATGTTGCAATGGTAGCGGAGGCGATTATACGTAAGACCTGCAAAGAACTGGGTATCGAGATTATTGATATATCGGTTTGTAGCGATCATGTTCATCTTTTTATCCAGTATCCACCAAAATATTCCGTAAGTTTTATTGCCAAGCGGTTGAAAGGGAGAAGCAGCAGGATATTGCGGCAGGAATTTCCTGAACTTAAAGAGTGGTGTGATAAAAGTCTCTGGGCACCAAGTTGCTATCATGGAAGTGTTGGACATGGATGGGAAGTTGT